The Populus alba chromosome 6, ASM523922v2, whole genome shotgun sequence genome contains a region encoding:
- the LOC118048553 gene encoding interactor of constitutive active ROPs 2, chloroplastic, with protein sequence MQTPKAKTISLEVSRKKSPATPRTRQLKTPGAETDCVSPNPASRTPKDRSPKVTERKSPRSPATEKKRPSKVSELESQLAQLQEDLKKAKEQLNTSESWKRRSQQEAEDTKKQLLTMSVNLEESQHQLMELSSSEDVRVQELRKISHDRDKAWESELEAVQKQHSIDYSALASAMNETQRLKTQLEMAVESEASQTKHVESVHAELKGLRLELTETLSLVEKMKIELSDTRESEAQALELASKTQKQLEEANATADMLQADGVKAMEAYRSLSLELEQSRAQEKSLEEFVSKLQADLANVSEKTVENPTGDVQVSRESVENEETKQLEAEMNLLKNEVGQLRSLLEATETRYQEEYIQSTLQIRSAYEQVERTKLESGQKEAKLETELKKAKNNIEELRANLMDKETELQGISEENEELMLKIKKNQPSEREAELAMGLKNLEHDLAELKASLLDKEAQLQRVAEENETLKTEIKKGEIEQSKVNDESVAMAETARASEHEALMKLGYLTEEADKSSRRAARVTEQLDAAQAANTEMEAELRRLKVQADQWRKAAEAAAAMLSTGNNGKFVERTGSLDSNYNPIAGNMGSPCSEDMDDSPRKKNRNMLKKIGVLWKKGQK encoded by the exons ATGCAGACACCAAAAGCAAA AACCATCTCTTTGGAAGTGTCTCGAAAGAAATCTCCTGCAACACCTCGAACTCGGCAACTCAAGACACCTGGAGCAGAAACTGACTGTGTCTCTCCAAATCCAGCAAGTAGGACCCCAAAAGACAGAAGCCCTAAAGTCACTGAAAGGAAATCACCACGAAGTCCAGCAACTGAG AAGAAGCGCCCAAGCAAAGTATCAGAATTGGAATCACAGCTTGCACAACTCCAGGAGGATCTGAAGAAGGCAAAAGAGCAACTGAACACTTCAGAGTCATGGAAGAGGCGTTCCCAGCAGGAAGCTGAAGATACCAAGAAGCAGCTTTTAACCATGTCAGTGAATCTCGAGGAATCACAACATCAATTGATGGAGCTTTCTAGTTCTGAAGATGTCCGTGTTCAAGAGCTCCGTAAAATCTCCCATGATCGTGATAAAGCTTGGGAGTCTGAACTGGAGGCTGTACAGAAACAGCACTCTATTGATTATTCAGCCTTGGCTTCTGCTATGAATGAAACCCAGAGGCTCAAAACTCAGCTGGAAATGGCAGTGGAATCTGAAGCTTCCCAAACAAAACATGTGGAGTCAGTGCATGCTGAATTAAAGGGGTTGAGGCTGGAACTAACTGAAACTCTCTCCCttgttgaaaaaatgaaaattgagcTCAGTGATACCAGGGAATCTGAAGCTCAAGCCCTAGAACTTGCTAGTAAAACTCAAAAGCAATTGGAAGAAGCAAATGCAACTGCAGATATGCTGCAGGCTGATGGCGTCAAAGCCATGGAGGCTTACAGATCCTTATCATTGGAGCTGGAACAATCAAGAGCTCAAGAAAAATCTTTAGAGGAATTTGTAAGTAAATTGCAAGCAGATCTGGCAAATGTCAGTGAGAAAACAGTCGAGAATCCTACAGGGGATGTTCAAGTTTCACGTGAAAGTGTAGAAAATGAGGAAACAAAACAGCTCGAAGCAGAGATGAACCTTTTGAAAAATGAAGTAGGTCAGTTGAGATCCTTACTAGAAGCAACTGAGACACGGTACCAGGAAGAATATATTCAAAGCACATTGCAGATTAGAAGTGCTTATGAGCAAGTTGAACGTACAAAGTTGGAATCAGGCCAAAAAGAGGCTAAATTGGAAACAGAATTGAAGAAagccaaaaataatattgaagagTTGAGGGCTAACCTGATGGATAAGGAAACTGAATTGCAGGGCATTTCTGAGGAGAATGAGGAACTGATGTTgaagattaagaaaaatcagCCAAGTGAGAGAGAAGCTGAACTTGCAATGGGGCTGAAGAATTTAGAGCATGATCTGGCAGAGTTGAAGGCAAGTTTGTTGGATAAGGAAGCGCAGTTGCAGAGAGTAGCTGAGGAAAATGAAACACTCAAGACAGAAATCAAGAAAGGGGAAATAGAGCAAAGTAAAGTTAATGATGAATCTGTTGCAATGGCAGAAACTGCAAGGGCTTCAGAACATGAAGCTCTAATGAAACTTGGTTATCTGACAGAGGAAGCAGATAAAAGTAGCAGAAGAGCAGCACGGGTGACTGAGCAACTGGATGCAGCCCAGGCAGCGAACACAGAAATGGAGGCTGAATTGAGGAGGTTAAAGGTGCAGGCAGACCAGTGGAGGAAGGCCGCTGAGGCAGCTGCTGCTATGCTTTCAACTGGGAACAATGGTAAATTTGTAGAGAGAACAGGTTCACTTGACAGCAACTATAATCCTATTGCTGGAAATATGGGTTCACCTTGCTCTGAAGATATGGATGACTCGCCAAGGAAGAAAAACAGGAACATGCTGAAGAAAATCGGGGTCTTGTGGAAGAAGGGTCAGAAGTAG
- the LOC118048552 gene encoding small ribosomal subunit protein uS12: MGKTRGMGAGRKLKSHRRRQRWADKSYKKSNLGNEWKKPFAGSSHAKGIVLEKIGIEAKQPNSAIRKCARVQLIKNGKKIAAFVPNDGCLNYIEENDEVLIAGFGRKGHAVGDIPGVRFKVVKVSGVSLLALFKEKKEKPRS, from the exons ATGGG TAAGACACGAGGTATGGGAGCTGGTCGCAAGCTCAAGTCCCACCGCAGAAGGCAGAGGTGGGCTGACAAGTCTTACAAGAAGTCCAACCTTGGCAATGAATGGAAGAAACCATTCGCTGGTTCATCTCATGCCAAAGGCATTGTTCTTGAGAAGAT AGGTATTGAGGCCAAGCAGCCTAACTCTGCTATCAGAAAGTGTGCTAGAGTTCAGCTAATCAAAAATGGAAAGAAGATTGCTGCTTTTGTTCCCAATGATGGTTGCTTAAActatattgaagaaaat GATGAGGTGTTGATTGCTGGATTTGGACGTAAAGGTCATGCTGTGGGAGATATTCCTGGTGTTAGATTCAAGGTTGTGAAAGTCTCTGGTGTCTCCCTTCTGGCACTTTTCaaagagaagaaggagaagCCAAGGTCTTAA